The following are from one region of the Candidatus Krumholzibacteriia bacterium genome:
- a CDS encoding PhzF family phenazine biosynthesis protein, with amino-acid sequence MRYAFWTVDVFTDRAFGGNPLAVFPYATGLSTEQMQRIAREFNLSETAFVLPPETPQQNFRVRIFTPARELPFAGHPTVGTAYVLAACGRVTLEGERTRIVLGEDVGDIQVDIDARKGIPHYARLTVAQLPEWGPEAPAIEDLAAMLSISPQDLLDDETDHPQTISCGVPFLFVPLASREAVSRVRLDWEWSNQYLRTGWAKLVYAFSHDAESPGCSVHARALTRAAGIEEDPATGAACSALAGYLARREGLKDGVARWRVEQGIEMGRPSFLDVEAEARDGALTGVRVGGQSVIVSEGHLIVS; translated from the coding sequence ATGCGCTACGCGTTCTGGACAGTCGACGTCTTCACCGATCGCGCCTTCGGGGGCAATCCGCTGGCGGTGTTTCCCTACGCCACCGGACTCAGCACGGAGCAGATGCAACGCATCGCGCGCGAGTTCAACCTCTCCGAGACCGCCTTCGTGCTTCCCCCCGAGACCCCGCAGCAGAACTTCCGCGTGCGCATCTTCACGCCCGCGCGCGAGCTCCCTTTCGCGGGCCACCCGACCGTCGGCACCGCCTACGTGCTCGCCGCGTGCGGGCGGGTGACGCTGGAGGGCGAACGCACGCGCATCGTGCTGGGTGAGGACGTGGGTGACATTCAAGTGGATATCGACGCGCGCAAGGGCATACCGCACTACGCGCGCCTCACCGTGGCGCAGCTTCCCGAGTGGGGACCCGAGGCCCCGGCCATCGAGGACCTCGCGGCCATGCTCTCAATTTCGCCCCAGGATCTTCTCGATGACGAGACGGACCACCCGCAGACGATCTCCTGCGGCGTGCCGTTCCTGTTCGTCCCGCTCGCCTCGCGCGAGGCGGTGTCCCGCGTGCGCCTGGACTGGGAGTGGTCCAACCAGTACCTGCGCACGGGCTGGGCCAAACTGGTTTACGCCTTCTCCCACGACGCGGAGTCGCCGGGGTGCTCGGTGCATGCGCGCGCGCTCACCCGCGCGGCCGGCATCGAGGAAGACCCCGCCACGGGTGCGGCGTGCAGCGCGCTGGCGGGCTATCTCGCGCGCCGTGAAGGACTTAAGGACGGGGTCGCGCGCTGGCGGGTGGAACAGGGCATCGAAATGGGCCGGCCCAGCTTCCTCGATGTCGAAGCCGAAGCGCGCGATGGCGCGCTCACCGGCGTGCGGGTGGGTGGCCAGTCGGTGATCGTCTCCGAGGGACACCTCATCGTGTCGTAG
- a CDS encoding anti-sigma factor has translation MDHKIAYEMLDSYAFGILDEGERAAVEVHLGTGCAACSARLREVSDLSVRLASTVPQVEVPPHVKEQLMSRIGMTHHPVRSHRQKEPAPLAAWLRVAWGTAVVSLAVAGFLLWQTNALRTQLETTNRLLAETTRNTEQMQTELASVRGELSKYQHAPVLGEPGVRFVSLAGLDPNPQAFGNVVTRPDKSAGMLYVYRFPMAPEDKEYQLWGLRDGKPPISVGMFTVNTDGTAMLNLETIPAGEEIVGFSITIEPRGGMPEPTGMMYVKGMDPMEEDGG, from the coding sequence ATGGATCACAAGATCGCATACGAGATGCTCGACTCCTACGCCTTCGGCATTCTGGACGAAGGCGAACGCGCCGCGGTGGAAGTACACCTCGGCACCGGGTGCGCCGCGTGTTCCGCGCGCCTGCGTGAGGTGTCGGACCTCTCCGTGCGCCTGGCGTCCACCGTGCCGCAGGTGGAGGTGCCGCCACACGTCAAGGAGCAGCTCATGTCGCGCATCGGCATGACCCACCATCCGGTACGGTCCCACCGGCAGAAGGAACCGGCCCCGCTGGCAGCGTGGCTGCGGGTGGCGTGGGGGACGGCGGTGGTGTCGCTGGCCGTGGCGGGTTTCTTGCTGTGGCAGACCAACGCGCTGCGCACTCAACTGGAGACCACCAACCGGCTACTCGCCGAGACCACGCGCAACACTGAGCAGATGCAGACCGAACTGGCGTCGGTGCGCGGCGAGTTGAGCAAGTACCAGCACGCCCCGGTGCTGGGCGAGCCCGGCGTGCGCTTCGTGAGCCTGGCCGGGCTGGATCCCAACCCGCAGGCGTTCGGCAACGTGGTCACGCGCCCCGACAAGAGCGCGGGCATGCTGTACGTGTACCGTTTCCCGATGGCGCCGGAGGACAAGGAGTACCAGCTGTGGGGGCTGCGCGACGGCAAGCCCCCCATCAGCGTGGGCATGTTCACGGTGAACACCGACGGCACCGCCATGCTCAACCTCGAGACCATTCCGGCTGGCGAAGAGATCGTGGGCTTCTCCATCACCATCGAGCCCAGGGGCGGCATGCCCGAGCCCACCGGCATGATGTACGTCAAGGGCATGGACCCCATGGAGGAAGACGGCGGGTAG
- a CDS encoding Ig-like domain-containing protein, with product MTTRFRWMIAMAALLVVGALNVQGTIPDDADGDGVPDSVDVCPAEDASYFDRNGDGCIDDAIGPRHVEYWGWVDSVITYVINASGAPGIGGTADNDAIIAAFDSWTAIPGTGLTATYGGTVAQGVADGLDRVNLVTFVDNTYPFGLSTLAVGLSTSFESDTLIAGRVWRKGEIFDADMLFSPTKTFKVGGAGPGSDIRSTAAHEAGHLFGIAHTPTRSATMHYVLPGGFAARTLETDDQQVYYRAYATSASLSAASRLRGMVTSGQSSSPVPGALVFAIDASNPSDTAACVITMPDGSYDFAGLADGTYFVAIHPLDGTSAINYIGAGNVNDFTASIVDEDFLPEYYDAAESNMDDAADKTAVTVTSGATTTVDIITNIDGTPPEVVSITPAAGSEDVAIDGAYLVRFSERVDVGTIGASFSFKQGTTGIGGNIGVIKDDSVIVFTPSSPLDFSALHTLRIDTDLKDRAGNALATDYVATFTTEAEPPLSISSLAPNKGVPGTTLVINGRGFSVDPAPTVDFNGTPATVSSAAPGRLVVTVPDGVISGNVVVTNPDMQVSNSLVFTALSDAEIARGYESGTVNLSNTPNAIAVTPDGAYAYIASVGGVDAVVVDAAAGAYLTRELIADPAEYADIAIAPDGTRAYAVSPSTSKMIEIMTDPTTGLLFKTILSTRILNAQPRSIVVDPFGYRAYIATDAAEVQVWDIRLGSPSYREQVGVLPSPDGISLPGGMAITPDGSRLLALGASGEVFFYALGEDSLTDRVPVSLSPRAISIDPQGQRAYVTHDDGTLSVVNVGGISAPPFFVQSISTGGLLRGLDTTPAGLYLYVTDRGADELKIVDLDETHTTFRSVIATAPMPTNPVDIVMSGDGIFAYSVLQGDGAAPRMVVTTIGDGPAIVSMVPQAGQPGTQIVITGSSLNDEGASATYVDFDGVIATPSRVLPDQIIVTVPVGVSSGPVTVRSERYSNPTQVSNAFYFEAIGPLYLDNGLRPAGSLTFPNNASLFCDYLIKTLAFSPDGSYLYTLCGGGEFCFVFDIRPGSPNYNQMVGSFGVAGGTLGDIAITADGKVAIITSGGLPRPYYCDPNDPRFGTAGPAFDFTTNMIAGGADFVGTSPDNRSIMLIGGGAHMFVDATGLSDGVAPVVIDQNYPPALDDDIVFHPSGRAVFMLNPMSSGAVLIYNTDPQSPNFGTISAVPTAPAPTSIDVSRDGKHVFAYSGNPSPNFEMYVTRINCENPDSCYFEANCVVGSGDASAISGDNTFRINPQGTFAIRTQMNTGFIEYDPTCPVEPFYRSLTSGVALDYGFTPDGRRIYAANAGGATLQMFDFLAAQKIIVASGNNQTGVTNALLPAPIRVLVQSSSSAPLDGVPVTFEAMNNGMLLTADGLKTKTIVATDAQGYAEIQWKLGDVGANTVLVSATALSGSPFNFSATANVDPSTLPLSLAEVVPLAGSTDVSPTTALLATFSRAIDTASISTGTLYLRDTATAATVAATYGFTDSNRKVSLTPSAALSLGTAYELVLSGAIQADAGGGGLTNPGSSAFTTLTSVPLRLAAISPPSALVGVNVVLSGSGFDATPSANTVLFNGATATPSSGGPGSLVVRVPTGAIPGLVRVVAHGDTSNARSFTVLQPSTSHIDEVLATVPAGAGAKSCAVSPDGALIYAVSTDGDVIIPVDVEGLTSYPAIPVGDQPVAIVIHPDGRVAYVANFNSGSVSVIDTDPDSPTFNTVIHTIGVGRNPADLAVDPDGSRLVVANAGSSDVSIVDSDGSSTTNNAVLATVPSGTGAKSVAVSPDGTIYIGTNTGFTVLNAAYEVLTSVPSGSGSKSLAVSPDGTLLFVLTDDGDVLVVDIQDGSPSENEVLVTVPAGSGGKSLAVSADGTLLYLIPEIGDEVLVYEIEVIAGVSAIDPDAATPSFMVTATVIDTLSVGPDPSDVAIDPSGTGSLFVVNAGNSTISIFGPPAGPVAAEIRVTPRTLNLQSNGKYVTGSIELPAMYFPQEIVVSSIRLQGAVPAVPGTASFQDDDGDGLQELHVKFDRAAFQAVMPQGEFVPVTIEGDVRATTFVGEDTIRTIRPTVTHPHAGAPVAPGQSTYIAWTNPQGPSAPLADVHFSADNGQTWSPVALQVSNTGQVAWMVPDAFYEHCRVLVTLWRNGEVYGQGMSQDPFMISAPVPTLLKTFDIVLEDGAAVLRWETGVEIGMEGFAVVRSESELGVYREMTTETIRASGQATGGRYEFRDESVTANRTYWYKLQEVASDGLGMEFGPYSVVYKLSNGLEANVPNPFNPTTTIKYALAQDGPVSLTIYDVRGARVRELVSERQRADVYKVVWDGSNDNGERVASGMYFYRLVAGSFTQTRKMMLLK from the coding sequence ATGACAACCCGATTCCGCTGGATGATCGCGATGGCTGCGCTGCTCGTGGTGGGCGCGCTCAACGTGCAGGGCACGATTCCCGACGATGCCGACGGTGACGGCGTTCCCGACTCCGTCGACGTATGCCCGGCAGAGGACGCGTCGTACTTCGACCGCAACGGCGATGGCTGCATCGATGACGCCATCGGACCGCGCCACGTCGAGTACTGGGGCTGGGTGGACTCGGTGATCACCTACGTGATCAACGCGTCCGGCGCACCCGGCATTGGCGGAACCGCGGACAACGACGCGATCATTGCGGCGTTCGATTCGTGGACGGCAATCCCCGGCACCGGGCTAACCGCCACCTACGGCGGAACCGTTGCCCAGGGCGTTGCCGACGGGCTCGACCGGGTCAACCTGGTGACGTTCGTCGACAACACGTACCCGTTCGGTCTGTCCACGCTGGCCGTGGGCCTCTCGACCAGCTTCGAGAGCGATACGCTCATCGCCGGGCGCGTGTGGCGCAAGGGCGAGATCTTCGACGCGGACATGCTCTTCAGCCCCACCAAGACCTTCAAGGTGGGCGGGGCCGGCCCCGGCAGCGACATCCGCAGCACCGCGGCGCACGAAGCCGGGCACCTGTTCGGCATCGCGCACACGCCCACTCGCTCCGCCACCATGCACTACGTGCTGCCGGGTGGATTCGCCGCCCGCACGCTCGAGACCGACGACCAGCAGGTCTACTACCGCGCCTACGCGACCAGCGCCTCTCTCTCCGCTGCGAGCCGCCTGCGCGGTATGGTCACCAGCGGCCAGAGCAGCAGCCCGGTGCCGGGTGCGCTGGTGTTTGCCATCGACGCGTCCAACCCGTCCGACACTGCCGCGTGCGTGATCACCATGCCCGACGGTTCCTATGACTTCGCGGGCCTCGCGGACGGCACCTACTTCGTTGCCATCCACCCGCTGGACGGCACGTCGGCCATCAACTATATCGGCGCAGGAAACGTCAACGACTTCACCGCGTCCATTGTGGACGAGGATTTCCTCCCCGAGTACTACGACGCGGCCGAGTCCAACATGGACGACGCCGCCGACAAGACCGCGGTGACGGTGACGTCCGGCGCCACCACCACGGTGGACATCATTACCAACATCGACGGCACGCCGCCCGAGGTGGTCTCGATCACCCCCGCGGCGGGCAGCGAGGATGTCGCCATCGACGGCGCCTACCTGGTGCGCTTCTCCGAGCGCGTTGACGTGGGCACCATCGGCGCGTCGTTCTCGTTCAAGCAGGGAACCACCGGCATCGGCGGCAACATCGGCGTCATCAAGGACGACTCGGTCATCGTGTTCACGCCGTCCTCGCCGCTCGATTTCTCCGCGCTGCACACGCTGCGCATCGACACCGACCTCAAGGACCGCGCCGGCAACGCGCTGGCAACCGACTACGTGGCCACCTTCACCACCGAGGCGGAGCCGCCGCTCAGCATCTCCAGCCTCGCGCCCAACAAGGGTGTTCCGGGGACCACGCTGGTCATCAACGGGCGCGGATTCTCCGTCGATCCAGCGCCCACGGTCGATTTCAACGGCACGCCGGCCACCGTCAGCAGTGCCGCGCCCGGACGGCTCGTCGTAACCGTCCCCGACGGCGTCATCTCCGGCAACGTGGTGGTCACCAACCCCGATATGCAGGTCAGCAACTCGCTGGTGTTCACCGCGCTGTCCGACGCGGAGATTGCGCGCGGCTACGAGAGCGGAACCGTGAACCTGTCCAACACGCCCAACGCCATCGCCGTCACGCCCGATGGCGCCTACGCCTACATCGCGTCGGTGGGCGGCGTGGACGCGGTGGTGGTGGACGCCGCCGCGGGCGCGTATCTCACCCGCGAACTCATCGCCGACCCCGCCGAGTACGCGGACATCGCCATTGCGCCGGACGGAACCCGCGCCTACGCGGTGAGCCCGTCGACCAGCAAGATGATCGAGATCATGACGGATCCGACCACCGGCCTGCTCTTCAAGACCATTCTCTCCACGCGCATTCTCAACGCGCAGCCGCGCAGCATCGTGGTGGATCCATTCGGATACCGGGCGTACATCGCCACCGACGCGGCCGAGGTGCAGGTGTGGGACATCCGTCTCGGCAGCCCCAGCTACCGTGAGCAGGTGGGCGTGCTTCCGTCGCCGGACGGCATCTCGCTGCCCGGCGGCATGGCCATCACCCCCGACGGTTCGCGCCTGCTCGCGCTGGGCGCGTCGGGCGAGGTGTTCTTCTACGCACTCGGCGAGGACAGCCTCACCGACCGCGTGCCGGTGTCGTTGTCTCCCCGCGCGATCAGCATCGACCCGCAGGGACAGCGCGCCTATGTCACCCACGACGACGGAACCCTCTCGGTGGTCAACGTCGGCGGGATTTCCGCGCCGCCGTTCTTCGTGCAGAGCATTTCCACCGGCGGGTTGCTGCGCGGTCTCGACACCACGCCGGCCGGGCTCTACCTCTACGTCACCGATCGCGGCGCCGACGAACTCAAGATCGTCGACCTGGACGAGACCCACACCACCTTCCGCAGCGTCATCGCCACCGCGCCCATGCCGACCAACCCGGTCGACATCGTCATGTCGGGCGACGGCATCTTTGCCTACTCCGTGCTGCAGGGTGATGGCGCCGCGCCACGCATGGTGGTCACCACCATCGGCGACGGACCCGCCATTGTGAGTATGGTTCCGCAGGCGGGGCAGCCGGGGACCCAGATTGTCATCACCGGTTCGAGCCTGAACGACGAGGGCGCGTCTGCGACCTACGTCGACTTCGACGGCGTCATCGCCACGCCGTCGCGCGTTCTTCCGGATCAAATTATTGTGACGGTCCCGGTGGGCGTGTCGAGCGGGCCGGTGACGGTTCGGTCCGAGCGCTACAGCAACCCCACCCAGGTGTCCAACGCGTTCTACTTCGAGGCCATCGGGCCCTTGTACCTGGACAACGGCCTGCGCCCGGCCGGCAGCCTCACATTCCCGAACAACGCCTCGTTGTTCTGCGACTACCTCATCAAGACGCTCGCGTTTTCGCCGGACGGCAGCTACCTGTACACGCTGTGTGGCGGCGGCGAGTTCTGTTTCGTGTTCGACATTCGTCCCGGCAGCCCCAACTATAACCAGATGGTGGGGTCGTTCGGTGTTGCCGGTGGCACCCTGGGTGACATTGCCATCACCGCCGACGGCAAGGTGGCGATCATCACCTCGGGTGGTCTGCCCCGCCCTTACTATTGCGACCCCAACGACCCGCGCTTTGGCACGGCGGGGCCGGCCTTCGACTTCACCACCAACATGATCGCGGGCGGCGCTGACTTCGTGGGCACCAGCCCGGACAACCGCAGCATCATGCTCATCGGCGGCGGGGCGCACATGTTCGTCGACGCCACCGGGTTGTCCGATGGCGTGGCACCGGTGGTTATCGATCAGAATTACCCGCCCGCACTGGACGACGACATCGTCTTCCACCCCAGCGGGCGCGCCGTCTTCATGCTCAACCCGATGTCGTCGGGCGCGGTGCTCATTTATAACACCGACCCGCAGAGCCCGAACTTCGGCACCATATCGGCGGTTCCCACCGCGCCGGCGCCGACTTCCATCGATGTCTCGCGCGACGGCAAACACGTGTTCGCGTATTCCGGCAATCCATCGCCGAACTTCGAGATGTACGTGACGCGAATCAACTGCGAGAACCCGGATAGCTGCTACTTTGAAGCGAACTGCGTGGTTGGTTCCGGCGACGCCAGTGCTATCAGCGGCGACAACACCTTCCGCATCAACCCGCAGGGGACCTTTGCCATCCGCACGCAGATGAATACCGGGTTCATCGAGTACGACCCGACCTGCCCGGTGGAGCCGTTCTACCGCTCGCTGACCTCTGGCGTTGCCCTCGACTACGGATTCACGCCCGACGGGCGGCGCATCTATGCGGCCAACGCCGGCGGCGCCACCCTGCAGATGTTCGACTTCCTGGCGGCGCAGAAGATCATTGTGGCGTCGGGGAACAACCAGACCGGCGTTACCAACGCGCTGCTGCCGGCGCCCATCCGCGTGCTGGTGCAGTCGTCGTCGTCCGCGCCGCTCGACGGCGTGCCGGTGACGTTCGAGGCGATGAACAACGGCATGCTGCTCACCGCCGACGGTCTGAAGACCAAGACCATCGTCGCGACCGACGCGCAGGGTTACGCGGAGATCCAGTGGAAGCTGGGCGACGTGGGAGCCAACACGGTGCTGGTCTCGGCGACGGCGCTTTCCGGCTCGCCGTTCAACTTCAGCGCCACCGCCAACGTGGACCCGAGCACGTTGCCGCTCTCGCTCGCGGAAGTGGTTCCGCTTGCCGGCAGCACGGATGTGAGTCCCACCACCGCGCTGCTGGCCACCTTCAGCCGCGCCATCGACACGGCGTCGATTTCGACCGGGACGCTCTACCTGCGCGACACCGCCACCGCGGCCACCGTGGCGGCGACCTACGGCTTCACCGATTCCAACCGCAAGGTGTCGCTGACGCCTTCCGCCGCACTCAGCCTGGGCACCGCCTATGAGCTGGTGCTCAGCGGCGCCATCCAGGCCGACGCCGGCGGTGGCGGGCTCACCAATCCGGGCAGCTCCGCGTTCACCACCCTCACTTCGGTGCCGCTGCGTCTCGCGGCCATCTCGCCGCCGAGCGCGCTGGTGGGTGTAAACGTGGTTCTCTCGGGAAGCGGTTTCGACGCGACGCCGTCCGCCAACACGGTGCTGTTCAACGGTGCGACCGCAACGCCCTCCTCGGGCGGCCCCGGTTCGCTGGTGGTGCGGGTGCCGACGGGTGCCATCCCCGGCCTGGTCCGCGTGGTGGCCCACGGAGACACATCCAACGCGCGCTCGTTCACGGTGCTTCAGCCCAGCACGTCGCATATCGATGAGGTGCTGGCCACCGTGCCCGCCGGTGCCGGCGCCAAGAGTTGCGCGGTGTCGCCGGACGGCGCGTTGATCTACGCGGTAAGCACCGACGGTGACGTCATCATCCCCGTCGACGTCGAGGGGCTGACCAGCTACCCGGCGATTCCCGTCGGCGACCAGCCGGTGGCGATCGTCATCCATCCCGACGGGCGCGTCGCCTACGTGGCGAACTTCAATTCTGGCTCGGTATCGGTCATCGATACCGACCCCGATTCGCCCACCTTCAACACCGTCATCCATACCATCGGTGTGGGCAGGAACCCTGCCGACCTGGCCGTCGACCCCGACGGCAGCCGCCTGGTGGTGGCCAACGCCGGGTCGTCCGACGTGAGCATCGTCGACAGCGACGGTTCGAGCACCACCAACAACGCCGTCCTGGCCACGGTTCCTTCCGGGACCGGCGCCAAGAGTGTCGCGGTGTCACCCGACGGCACCATCTATATCGGCACCAACACGGGCTTCACGGTGCTCAACGCGGCCTATGAAGTGCTCACCAGCGTTCCCTCCGGATCCGGATCCAAGAGTCTCGCGGTGTCGCCCGACGGCACGCTGCTGTTCGTCCTCACCGACGACGGCGACGTGCTCGTGGTCGACATCCAGGACGGCAGCCCGTCCGAGAACGAGGTGCTGGTGACGGTGCCGGCCGGTTCCGGTGGTAAGAGCCTCGCCGTGTCCGCGGACGGCACGCTGCTTTACCTCATCCCGGAGATCGGCGACGAGGTGCTGGTGTACGAAATCGAAGTGATCGCGGGCGTTTCGGCCATCGACCCCGACGCCGCGACGCCGTCGTTCATGGTGACCGCGACCGTCATCGATACGCTCAGCGTCGGCCCCGATCCCAGCGACGTGGCCATCGACCCCAGCGGAACGGGTTCGCTCTTCGTGGTCAACGCGGGCAACTCCACCATCTCCATCTTCGGCCCCCCGGCCGGGCCGGTGGCGGCGGAGATACGCGTGACGCCGCGCACGTTGAACCTGCAGTCCAATGGCAAGTACGTGACCGGCAGCATCGAACTCCCAGCGATGTACTTCCCGCAGGAGATCGTGGTGTCGTCCATCCGCCTGCAGGGCGCTGTTCCCGCGGTGCCCGGGACGGCGTCGTTCCAGGACGACGACGGTGACGGTCTCCAGGAGCTGCACGTGAAGTTCGACCGGGCCGCGTTCCAGGCGGTGATGCCGCAGGGCGAGTTCGTCCCGGTGACCATCGAGGGTGACGTGCGCGCAACCACCTTCGTCGGCGAGGACACCATCCGCACCATCCGCCCCACCGTGACCCACCCGCACGCGGGTGCGCCGGTTGCGCCGGGGCAGAGCACCTACATCGCCTGGACCAACCCGCAGGGCCCGTCGGCGCCGCTGGCCGATGTGCACTTCTCCGCGGATAACGGACAGACGTGGAGCCCAGTGGCGTTGCAGGTGAGCAACACCGGGCAGGTGGCGTGGATGGTGCCGGACGCTTTCTACGAGCATTGCCGGGTGCTGGTGACGCTGTGGCGCAACGGCGAGGTGTACGGGCAGGGCATGAGCCAGGATCCGTTCATGATCTCGGCGCCGGTGCCGACGCTTCTGAAGACTTTCGATATCGTGCTTGAGGACGGCGCGGCGGTGCTGCGCTGGGAAACCGGTGTCGAGATCGGGATGGAGGGCTTCGCCGTGGTTCGTTCCGAGAGCGAGCTGGGCGTGTACCGGGAGATGACGACGGAGACGATTCGCGCCAGCGGACAGGCCACCGGCGGCCGCTACGAGTTCCGCGACGAGAGTGTCACCGCCAACCGCACCTACTGGTACAAGCTGCAGGAAGTGGCGTCCGACGGGCTGGGCATGGAGTTCGGACCGTACTCGGTGGTCTACAAGCTCAGCAACGGGCTCGAGGCCAACGTTCCCAACCCGTTCAATCCCACCACCACCATCAAGTACGCGTTGGCGCAGGACGGACCGGTGAGTCTCACCATCTACGACGTCCGCGGCGCGCGGGTGCGCGAGCTGGTGAGCGAGCGCCAGCGCGCGGACGTGTACAAGGTGGTATGGGACGGCAGCAATGACAACGGGGAGCGCGTGGCCAGCGGCATGTATTTCTACCGGCTGGTCGCGGGTTCGTTCACCCAGACGAGAAAGATGATGCTGTTGAAGTAG
- a CDS encoding sulfatase, whose protein sequence is MNRLLRGFAAIAVMLVVFSGGCAREKRPPNLVLITVDTLRPDHLGYGGSPRATSPHLDRLSQEGVVFDNAHSVSGWTLPSVATIFTGRYPKDHGATDFHWSLDPSLPTLTDILRRNGYDTHGFVSHIMLTPTYGMGDGFAHFDYSVLNVGNPHEISSSQQLTELALKGMRGVKEPYFLWVHYFDPHFQYLAHSQFPFGNAETDRYDGEIAFTDYHIDDLLKAVDRGNTVVVFTADHGEEFGEHQGQYHYTLHGEVMRVPMVIKAPGLAPRVERGPAEQTDLLPTILALLGIEAPGGLPGKDLLGAAKPADSAVYMERDRPPQWRQRGVVRGNHKLVVIEEADTSLVPPTSRNEEIPVTNVHPGIYLYDLARDPGELTNLFSRDDPTSLELLGLVTTHFAAAAARPQPVEVDPELLEKLRSLGYVN, encoded by the coding sequence GTGAACCGCTTGCTGCGCGGGTTCGCTGCCATCGCCGTGATGCTCGTTGTGTTCTCCGGCGGATGCGCACGCGAGAAGCGTCCGCCCAACCTGGTGCTCATCACCGTGGATACGCTGCGCCCCGACCATCTGGGCTACGGCGGATCGCCGCGCGCCACCAGCCCGCACCTCGACCGTCTCTCGCAGGAGGGCGTGGTGTTCGACAACGCGCACAGCGTCAGTGGCTGGACGCTGCCGTCGGTGGCCACCATCTTCACCGGCCGCTATCCCAAGGATCACGGTGCGACGGACTTTCACTGGTCGCTGGACCCGTCGCTGCCCACGCTCACCGACATTCTGCGCCGCAACGGCTACGACACGCACGGTTTCGTGAGCCACATCATGCTCACGCCCACCTACGGCATGGGCGACGGCTTCGCGCACTTCGACTACTCGGTGCTCAACGTGGGCAACCCCCACGAGATCTCCAGCTCGCAGCAGCTCACGGAACTCGCGCTCAAGGGAATGCGCGGGGTGAAGGAGCCGTACTTTTTGTGGGTGCACTACTTCGACCCGCACTTCCAGTACCTTGCGCACAGCCAGTTTCCGTTCGGGAACGCGGAGACGGACCGCTACGACGGCGAGATCGCGTTCACCGACTATCACATCGACGATTTGCTCAAGGCGGTCGATCGCGGCAACACGGTGGTGGTGTTCACCGCGGATCACGGCGAAGAATTCGGCGAGCACCAGGGGCAGTATCACTACACGCTGCACGGCGAGGTGATGCGCGTGCCCATGGTCATCAAGGCGCCGGGACTCGCGCCGCGCGTGGAGCGCGGGCCCGCCGAGCAGACCGACCTGCTGCCCACAATTCTCGCCCTGCTGGGTATCGAGGCGCCGGGCGGGCTGCCCGGCAAAGATCTGCTCGGCGCGGCGAAGCCCGCGGACAGTGCCGTGTACATGGAGCGCGACCGGCCGCCGCAGTGGCGTCAGCGCGGCGTGGTGCGCGGGAACCACAAGCTGGTCGTCATCGAAGAGGCGGACACCTCGCTGGTGCCGCCCACCAGCCGCAACGAAGAGATCCCCGTCACCAACGTGCACCCCGGTATCTATTTGTATGATCTTGCGCGCGATCCTGGCGAACTCACCAACCTCTTCTCGCGCGACGATCCCACCTCGCTGGAACTGCTCGGCCTGGTGACCACGCATTTTGCCGCTGCCGCCGCACGCCCCCAGCCGGTGGAAGTGGATCCGGAACTGCTCGAGAAACTGCGGAGCCTCGGCTACGTCAACTGA
- a CDS encoding glycerophosphodiester phosphodiesterase family protein has translation MNRVPGWLTTIPIAHRGLHDVSRGVPENSLPAFWAAARAGYPIELDVRLLRDGEVVVMHDRDLDRVTHASGPVSAMDTSALRAVVLKGVASSGDARLGDARVPLLRDVLDLIAGSTPLLIEIKNEGSARAIEPAVAAVLDSYAGPYAVQSFNPETVAWWRDHQPAAARGLLAGDFRSESIDEGTRERLRNLESAAACAPDFIGYDIRLLPFEPVTRLRASGHPVLGWTARSLDDARRAREHCDNVIFEGFDAAALRSRA, from the coding sequence ATGAACCGTGTTCCTGGCTGGCTCACCACCATTCCCATTGCGCACCGCGGGTTGCACGACGTGTCCCGCGGCGTTCCTGAGAACTCGCTGCCCGCGTTCTGGGCCGCCGCGCGCGCAGGATACCCCATCGAGCTGGACGTGCGTCTGTTGCGCGACGGCGAAGTGGTCGTCATGCACGACCGCGACCTCGACCGCGTCACCCACGCCAGCGGCCCGGTGTCTGCGATGGATACCAGCGCGCTGCGCGCGGTGGTGTTGAAGGGGGTTGCGTCCTCGGGCGATGCGCGCCTCGGCGACGCGCGTGTCCCGCTGCTGCGCGATGTGCTCGACCTCATAGCGGGGTCGACGCCGCTGCTCATCGAAATCAAGAACGAAGGAAGTGCTCGCGCCATCGAGCCCGCCGTCGCCGCAGTGCTCGACAGCTACGCGGGGCCGTATGCGGTGCAGTCGTTCAACCCGGAAACCGTGGCGTGGTGGCGCGATCACCAGCCCGCGGCGGCGCGCGGTCTGCTGGCCGGGGACTTCCGCAGCGAGTCCATCGACGAAGGTACGCGCGAGCGCCTGCGGAATCTCGAATCGGCCGCCGCGTGTGCGCCCGACTTCATCGGCTACGACATCCGGCTCCTCCCCTTCGAACCGGTGACGCGCCTGCGCGCCTCCGGACACCCCGTGCTGGGCTGGACCGCGCGATCCCTCGACGACGCCCGCCGCGCGCGCGAGCACTGCGACAACGTGATCTTCGAGGGGTTCGACGCGGCCGCGCTCCGGAGCCGCGCGTGA